Within the Caldisericia bacterium genome, the region TAAAAGATTTAAGATATGTTATCTCAACAGGTTACGGTAGAAGAACTATAGAATTTGGCAACGAAACAATCACCGAGATTACTTGTTGTGCTAAAGGAACTTTTTGGTTGTGTAATAATTTTGGTATAAAAGCAAAAACGATAATAGACCTTGGTGGACAAGACACAAAAATTATTTCGCTTGATGATGAAGGTAATGTTGTTGATTTTGTAATGAATGATAAATGTGCTGCAGGAACTGGTAGATTTTTAGAGGTTATGAGTAATGTGATAGGTATAAATTTAGATGATTTTGGAACATATTATACTAACGCAAAAGAACCTGTAAAAATAA harbors:
- a CDS encoding acyl-CoA dehydratase activase; translation: MITAGIDIGSVTTKVVIIEKLNSKNYKILSQAISPTGCEPKKSAEETLKNALSKIGLSIKDLRYVISTGYGRRTIEFGNETITEITCCAKGTFWLCNNFGIKAKTIIDLGGQDTKIISLDDEGNVVDFVMNDKCAAGTGRFLEVMSNVIGINLDDFGTYYTNAKEPVKINST